In Clostridia bacterium, a genomic segment contains:
- a CDS encoding DEAD/DEAH box helicase family protein: MKFKFKIQQYQTDAVDAIASVFAGQSYQDRVSYMRDKGKYVGLQQGTMFLDDVDATTEDIYGFGNATIELTDAQLLDNIRAIQLQNNIKQSLDLSKPLGQECRCSLDIEMETGTGKTYCYIKSIFELNKRYGWSKFIVVVPSIAIREGVKKSFEMTEQHFFEQYGKKARYFIYNSKNLNQLDSFSSSKSIYVMIINAQAFAASLKEGAKNEAARIIYSKQDSFGSRRPIDVIAANRPIIILDEPQKLGGEATQKSLRLFKPLFTLNYSATHKDTHNLVYVLDALDAYNKRLVKKIEVKGFDLRNLRGTDSFVYLSQIILDPKRPPRARIVFEINYAKGINRETRLVEVNDNLYEMSAGGNMPPLEQYKHGYIVKEINPVNNTITFLNGITLAVEEVRGNIAERDMRRIQIRETIISHFEKEEQLFNRGIKCLSLFFIDEVAHYRQYDEDGTELLGDFGQMFEQEYLDVLNQYITLYESSYVQYLKSIDVHDTHKGYFSIDKKTKRVVNSVEKKGVCDDESAYDLILRNKERLLSFDEPTRFIFSHSALREGWDNPNVFQICTLKQSNSEVSKRQEVGRGMRLCVNQNGDRMDDTVSGIKVHDINVLTVIASDSYRDFVADLQRDIKSTLYDRPTKAAKEYFEGKVIKVGDNTHTITKEEAYYIMRYLDKNDYIDYDGNVTDKFREAVASGSFAEPPTQIAGIIDGVHKLVEGIFDEKVLDDIIAPANKPKIVENPLTDNFYKKEFQTLWNYINHKYAYTVQFDTDELVAKSIAAIDAGLHVTQLTYVRTVGEQGKDSLEFTQGKTKTTTLAHTEGSTIKYDLVGKVAQGAKITRKTAVRILKGIQPHIFGMFKHNPEEFITKVVAFITEQKATMVIEEIQYNPTDEEPYSSDIFTAEKGVINLDKAVLGERHITPYVVVDSEVERHFAKDLEHADQEVCVYAKLPRTFKIPTPVGDYSPDWAIAFYEGSVKYIYFVAETKGSMSTMQLKPVEYAKIRCAKKLFATLNNGTVHYDVADSYQSLMDIIK, encoded by the coding sequence ATGAAATTCAAGTTTAAGATACAACAATACCAAACGGATGCAGTTGACGCCATAGCAAGCGTGTTTGCCGGTCAGTCTTACCAAGACCGCGTGTCTTATATGCGTGACAAAGGTAAGTATGTTGGGCTACAACAAGGAACTATGTTCCTTGATGATGTCGATGCCACCACCGAGGACATATATGGCTTCGGCAATGCTACCATCGAGTTGACGGATGCTCAACTGCTGGACAATATCCGTGCCATTCAATTGCAGAACAATATCAAGCAGTCTTTGGATCTGTCTAAACCTCTTGGGCAAGAATGCCGTTGCTCATTGGATATTGAGATGGAAACGGGCACGGGAAAGACCTATTGCTATATCAAGAGCATATTCGAACTCAACAAGCGCTATGGCTGGAGCAAGTTCATCGTGGTGGTGCCCTCTATTGCTATCCGTGAAGGTGTGAAAAAGTCCTTTGAAATGACGGAGCAACACTTCTTTGAGCAATACGGCAAGAAAGCACGTTACTTCATCTACAACAGCAAAAACCTCAATCAATTGGACTCTTTCTCGTCTAGCAAGAGTATCTATGTGATGATTATCAACGCTCAAGCCTTCGCCGCCTCTCTCAAAGAGGGAGCCAAGAATGAGGCAGCACGTATCATTTACAGCAAGCAAGACAGTTTCGGCAGCCGTCGCCCCATCGACGTTATCGCTGCGAACCGTCCCATCATCATCTTGGACGAACCGCAAAAGTTGGGCGGCGAAGCTACGCAAAAGTCGTTGCGTCTATTTAAGCCTTTGTTTACGCTCAACTATTCGGCTACGCACAAGGATACCCACAACTTGGTGTATGTGCTGGATGCGCTGGATGCCTACAATAAGCGTCTTGTCAAAAAGATCGAGGTCAAGGGCTTCGACCTTCGCAACTTGCGTGGCACGGATAGTTTCGTGTATCTATCCCAAATCATTCTCGATCCCAAGCGTCCGCCGAGGGCAAGAATAGTCTTTGAAATCAATTACGCCAAAGGCATCAACCGCGAAACGCGTTTGGTCGAGGTTAATGATAATCTGTATGAAATGTCCGCCGGTGGCAATATGCCGCCTTTGGAACAATACAAGCACGGATATATCGTCAAGGAGATCAACCCTGTCAATAATACCATTACCTTCCTCAATGGCATCACGTTGGCGGTGGAAGAAGTGCGTGGGAATATTGCCGAACGTGATATGCGCCGCATCCAAATCCGCGAAACCATTATCTCCCACTTTGAGAAAGAGGAACAACTATTCAATCGGGGTATCAAGTGTCTATCCCTGTTCTTTATCGACGAAGTAGCGCACTATCGCCAATATGACGAAGACGGCACGGAATTGTTGGGCGACTTTGGACAGATGTTCGAGCAAGAATACTTGGACGTCCTCAATCAATACATAACCCTATACGAATCCTCCTATGTGCAGTATCTAAAGAGCATCGACGTACATGATACGCATAAGGGCTATTTCTCCATTGACAAGAAGACCAAGCGTGTCGTCAACTCGGTGGAGAAGAAAGGAGTTTGCGATGATGAATCGGCATACGACCTCATTCTGCGAAACAAGGAACGTCTGCTGTCCTTCGACGAGCCGACAAGGTTTATTTTCTCGCACTCGGCGCTACGTGAAGGTTGGGATAACCCCAATGTGTTCCAAATCTGCACCCTCAAACAAAGCAATAGTGAGGTGAGCAAGCGTCAAGAGGTAGGGCGTGGAATGCGTCTTTGTGTCAACCAGAACGGTGACAGGATGGATGATACAGTTTCGGGTATCAAGGTTCATGACATCAATGTGCTTACGGTCATTGCCAGCGATAGTTATCGTGACTTCGTGGCGGATCTGCAACGCGACATCAAGTCTACTTTGTACGACCGTCCGACCAAAGCTGCCAAAGAATACTTTGAGGGCAAAGTCATCAAGGTCGGCGATAATACGCATACCATCACCAAAGAAGAAGCGTATTATATTATGCGCTACTTGGATAAGAATGACTACATCGACTATGATGGCAACGTGACCGATAAGTTCCGTGAAGCAGTCGCAAGCGGTAGTTTTGCTGAGCCGCCTACACAAATTGCAGGTATTATTGATGGTGTGCACAAGTTGGTTGAGGGGATCTTCGACGAGAAGGTGCTGGATGATATCATTGCTCCCGCTAACAAACCCAAGATTGTGGAGAATCCTTTGACGGATAATTTCTATAAGAAAGAGTTTCAAACGCTTTGGAATTATATCAACCACAAGTACGCTTATACCGTGCAATTCGATACCGACGAATTGGTCGCAAAGTCTATTGCTGCTATCGACGCGGGACTCCACGTAACTCAACTGACCTATGTGCGCACGGTGGGTGAGCAAGGCAAAGACTCTTTGGAGTTTACGCAAGGTAAAACCAAGACAACCACATTGGCACATACCGAAGGCTCGACCATCAAGTATGATTTGGTGGGCAAGGTGGCACAAGGCGCCAAGATAACTCGCAAGACTGCGGTGCGCATTCTCAAAGGGATTCAACCCCATATCTTTGGTATGTTCAAGCATAATCCTGAAGAGTTTATCACCAAAGTGGTGGCATTCATTACCGAGCAAAAGGCTACAATGGTCATCGAAGAAATACAGTACAATCCCACGGATGAAGAGCCGTATTCCAGCGATATCTTTACTGCCGAGAAGGGCGTCATCAATCTGGATAAGGCTGTATTGGGTGAGCGTCATATCACGCCGTATGTCGTGGTGGATAGCGAGGTGGAGCGTCATTTCGCGAAAGACTTGGAACACGCGGATCAAGAAGTTTGTGTCTATGCAAAGTTGCCTCGCACGTTCAAAATCCCCACGCCGGTGGGTGACTACAGTCCCGACTGGGCAATTGCCTTCTATGAAGGCAGCGTCAAGTATATTTACTTCGTCGCCGAGACCAAAGGCAGTATGTCTACGATGCAACTCAAGCCCGTAGAGTACGCCAAGATTCGTTGCGCCAAGAAGTTGTTTGCCACTCTCAATAACGGTACCGTGCATTATGACGTCGCAGACTCCTATCAGAGTTTGATGGATATTATCAAGTAG
- a CDS encoding DUF2971 domain-containing protein: MSSHQTPSIIYHYCSLDAFVSIINNHNIRLSNLYKTNDWSEKRYYGQMVIDYLSQRCSLNQEDISKLNIRLEELTNPTIGQTLSYACCFSEVSDSLSQWRMYGDNGFGVCIGFDVALLKKLRANTILSFDRVLYPKQFRRSDWDDRVLSSIDSIPKDKYNLTFVFDMLMARSAFYKDPSYQMEKEWRIVVSSDKQYGGLIDVVDPIDQIRMKHWVYSWREDCGFSLSGLKTTTMNRQLYSYLELGFSGVTKDLIKRIVLGPSSLVHPHEVYELLCENIPIETDDLSRLMDKTRYDRIKRIISVEKSIIPYRG; encoded by the coding sequence ATGAGTAGCCATCAAACTCCGTCTATTATATACCACTATTGTAGTTTGGATGCTTTTGTTTCGATTATCAACAACCATAATATTCGTTTATCTAATCTATATAAAACAAATGATTGGAGTGAAAAGAGATATTATGGGCAGATGGTAATAGATTATTTGTCGCAGCGTTGTAGTTTGAACCAAGAGGATATATCAAAACTAAATATTAGACTTGAAGAACTAACTAATCCTACTATCGGACAAACGCTATCTTATGCTTGTTGTTTTTCTGAAGTTTCGGATTCATTGTCACAGTGGAGAATGTATGGTGACAACGGGTTTGGGGTTTGTATAGGTTTTGATGTTGCTTTGTTAAAGAAACTTCGAGCAAATACAATTTTATCATTTGATCGAGTTTTATATCCTAAACAGTTTCGCCGCTCTGATTGGGATGATAGAGTTCTTTCAAGTATTGATTCTATTCCAAAGGATAAATACAATCTTACATTTGTTTTCGATATGTTGATGGCTAGAAGTGCGTTTTATAAGGATCCTAGTTATCAAATGGAAAAAGAATGGAGGATTGTTGTTTCGTCTGATAAACAATATGGTGGATTGATTGATGTTGTTGATCCAATAGATCAAATTAGGATGAAGCATTGGGTTTATTCTTGGCGTGAAGATTGTGGGTTTTCTTTAAGTGGATTAAAAACAACCACAATGAATAGACAATTGTATTCATATTTAGAACTTGGCTTTAGTGGGGTAACAAAAGATTTAATTAAGCGGATTGTATTAGGACCATCTTCATTGGTGCATCCTCACGAAGTCTATGAGTTGTTATGTGAGAATATTCCCATTGAAACAGATGATTTGTCGAGATTGATGGATAAGACTAGATATGATAGAATAAAACGAATTATAAGTGTAGAAAAGTCTATCATTCCATATAGAGGCTAG
- a CDS encoding site-specific DNA-methyltransferase, giving the protein MDKIDMISMDNVQANIAKIRALFPNAVTEVLRDGKPVLAVDWDVLRQEMSDMLIDDKEERYQFTWPDKRKSILLANTPTTATLRPVRERSVNFDTTENLYIEGDNLEVLKLLQETYLGKIKMIYIDPPYNTGNDFVYADDFAEDTAGYISRSGQYDEAGNRLVLNTESNGRFHTDWLNMLYPRLRIAKDLLADDGVIFISMDENEIENLKKICNEIFGEFNFISQLGWQKVYSPKNQARFFSNDYEFVLCYCKNINVFSLGMLPRTPEMNARYKNPDNDPRGNWKPGDCVGNGERKNGYYDVVSPITGKVFNVPKGKHWVYAPDTMKQLIAENRIYFGKDGNAFPAVKQFLSDVTGRRASSLLLFEDYGHTDMAKKDIIRIFQELEQPPFDTPKPVKLLKMLCILGTKQDDIILDFFSGSATTAHAVMQLNAEDGGKRKFIMVQLPEKFDESSEAYKVGYHTICDVGEERIRRAGKRIVDDSPLTTSNLDIGFRVLRVDSSNMKDVYYKPVETQQSLLDSLESNIKEDRTDEDLLFQVMLSLGKPLSAKIERKECTIQHRAVYDSKIYNAGGGYAQPRTFTYYCVDGNDLVCCFEPNITDDVVRAIADMHPLYAVFRDSSMGHDDVLANFDQIFATYSPNTDRRVL; this is encoded by the coding sequence ATGGATAAAATTGACATGATTTCGATGGATAATGTGCAGGCGAATATCGCCAAGATACGCGCTTTGTTCCCCAACGCCGTGACCGAGGTATTGCGTGATGGCAAGCCCGTGTTGGCGGTGGATTGGGATGTTCTTCGCCAAGAAATGAGTGATATGCTCATAGACGACAAAGAGGAACGGTATCAATTCACTTGGCCAGACAAGCGCAAGTCTATCCTACTTGCCAATACGCCCACTACGGCAACTCTACGCCCTGTGCGGGAGCGTAGCGTCAACTTTGACACTACCGAGAATCTTTATATCGAAGGCGACAACCTTGAGGTATTGAAACTCTTACAAGAAACCTATCTCGGCAAAATCAAGATGATATACATCGATCCACCCTACAACACGGGCAACGACTTTGTGTATGCCGATGACTTTGCAGAGGATACGGCAGGATATATTTCGCGTAGTGGACAATATGATGAAGCGGGCAATCGTTTGGTACTAAACACCGAGTCTAATGGTCGCTTTCATACGGATTGGCTTAACATGCTTTATCCGCGCTTGAGAATTGCCAAAGATTTGTTAGCGGATGATGGGGTAATATTTATCTCTATGGATGAAAATGAGATTGAAAACTTGAAGAAAATTTGCAATGAAATATTTGGAGAGTTTAATTTCATTTCACAACTTGGATGGCAAAAGGTTTATTCGCCAAAGAATCAAGCTCGGTTTTTCTCTAACGATTATGAATTTGTGCTCTGCTATTGCAAAAATATAAATGTATTCTCATTGGGAATGCTTCCTCGTACACCTGAAATGAACGCAAGATATAAGAATCCCGACAATGATCCTCGAGGTAATTGGAAACCGGGAGATTGTGTTGGTAATGGTGAGCGCAAAAATGGTTATTATGATGTTGTAAGTCCAATTACAGGTAAAGTTTTTAATGTTCCCAAAGGGAAACACTGGGTATATGCGCCTGATACAATGAAGCAGTTAATTGCTGAAAACAGGATATATTTTGGAAAAGATGGTAATGCCTTCCCTGCAGTGAAACAGTTTTTATCAGATGTAACAGGGCGTCGAGCTTCAAGTTTGCTACTTTTTGAAGATTATGGTCATACTGATATGGCAAAAAAAGACATTATCAGGATTTTTCAAGAGTTGGAGCAACCTCCTTTTGATACGCCTAAGCCAGTTAAGTTACTTAAAATGCTTTGTATCTTAGGAACCAAACAGGATGATATAATACTTGACTTCTTTTCGGGCTCTGCAACAACTGCTCACGCCGTAATGCAACTGAATGCAGAAGATGGAGGGAAAAGGAAGTTTATTATGGTTCAACTTCCCGAAAAATTTGATGAATCAAGTGAGGCATATAAGGTAGGTTATCATACTATTTGTGATGTAGGTGAAGAAAGGATACGGAGAGCAGGTAAACGTATAGTAGATGATTCTCCATTGACTACATCCAATCTTGACATCGGATTCCGTGTGTTGCGTGTGGATAGCAGCAATATGAAGGATGTATATTATAAACCTGTGGAAACGCAACAATCTTTGCTGGACTCCTTGGAAAGCAACATTAAGGAAGATCGCACCGATGAGGACTTGTTGTTCCAAGTGATGTTGTCCCTCGGCAAACCCCTCTCCGCCAAGATTGAGCGCAAGGAGTGTACTATTCAACACCGCGCCGTGTATGATAGCAAAATCTATAATGCTGGTGGTGGCTATGCACAACCTCGTACGTTTACCTATTATTGTGTAGATGGCAATGACTTGGTGTGTTGCTTTGAGCCAAACATCACCGATGATGTAGTGCGTGCTATCGCCGATATGCACCCCCTCTATGCCGTCTTCCGCGACAGTTCGATGGGACACGACGATGTGCTTGCCAATTTCGACCAAATCTTTGCGACCTACAGCCCCAACACCGACAGGAGAGTGTTATAA
- a CDS encoding DUF4391 domain-containing protein has translation MLGFSSKTEVNRRFKQSELYKVMDADKSVRADGKQVLSVTLTNVLSPATLNFRTVGEVKEIYVFALDLADKTIPATFIAALDKAINLHTVFVLQIAGQSMLYGAYKERTEKGVRCSKYYSTSWQTESPSVFIPSWVASIDDIYTAIIDELIPITAREGEPTKDFVDRYESILRLHKEIAKMQALVDAEKQAKKRFELNAKLKELQVALADASD, from the coding sequence ATGTTGGGGTTTAGTAGCAAAACCGAAGTGAATAGACGGTTCAAGCAAAGCGAACTGTATAAGGTGATGGACGCCGACAAAAGCGTGCGAGCCGATGGCAAGCAAGTATTGTCGGTTACACTCACCAATGTACTGTCGCCTGCTACGCTCAACTTCCGCACAGTCGGCGAGGTCAAAGAAATCTATGTATTTGCTCTCGACCTCGCCGATAAGACTATCCCCGCTACCTTCATAGCGGCATTGGACAAAGCCATCAATTTGCATACCGTCTTTGTGTTGCAAATTGCCGGACAATCTATGCTCTATGGCGCATACAAAGAGCGTACTGAAAAGGGCGTGAGATGTAGCAAGTATTATAGTACCTCATGGCAAACGGAGTCTCCATCGGTGTTTATCCCGTCGTGGGTGGCGTCTATTGACGATATTTATACCGCTATCATTGACGAGTTGATTCCTATCACCGCCCGTGAGGGTGAACCGACAAAGGACTTCGTCGATAGGTACGAATCTATACTGCGTTTACACAAGGAGATTGCCAAAATGCAAGCCCTTGTTGACGCAGAAAAACAAGCTAAGAAGCGTTTTGAACTGAACGCAAAACTAAAAGAACTTCAAGTTGCTTTGGCAGATGCCAGCGACTAA
- a CDS encoding DEAD/DEAH box helicase family protein has translation MDIINNTSKLLGDDLKKELLGADRVRIAASCFSIYAYAALREELEGIEELRFLFTTPTFVDAHITDNIKKEKREFFIPKFSESSLCGTDFEIRLRNQMTQRAIARECAEWIRNKVQIKSIKSEGYTQTSVNITNHEHSTTYTPIGGFTTAELGYESNGSHLVQIIKTDDASYSRSFLTEFDRLWQNDDDVEDITAAIVDYISSCYKENSPEFIYYIILYNIFREFLQDLDSDYMPNEATGFKNSLIWNKLYNFQKDGAVGIINKLEKYNGCILADSVGLGKTFTALAVMQYYSLRNKSILVLCPKRLEQNWTQYQGNTKVNIFYKDRIRFDVLFHTDLGRTSGKSGGIDLATVNWGNYDLVVIDESHNFRNNNASRKDRDTRYDFLMKRIMQDGVKTKVLMLSATPVNNRYNDLKNQLLLAYCGNYEEMSETIGTDKDVQVVFQQAQKVFNAWSKLPIEERHAKDLIDKLDIDFSIILDSVTIARSRKHIQKYYSTADIGQFPTRLPVVSKYPKLTNNPAILSYKQIYDLLLEMNMSVYAPLAMLFPSRIDEYEELYEVDLSKENPNANALGQGLTRQKHRESGLKKLMTIGLLKRLESSVHAFRITLKKLLDINKEMLATIDRFLAGDTTASIKKEVAEYAIVDPDEDNDFSLEKIAAGKTIEIKLADIDVTTWRREIQNDADILYRLYHEMLRVTPADDNKLCELKQLIEEKMAHPFNEGNRKVLIFSAFADTADYLYQNISEYMLSKYGIYTARVSGGGDNRTNIGGSPNTDRLLTLFSPISKQKAVIYPDEKHEIDVLIGTDCISEGQNLQDCDICINYDIHWNPVRIVQRFGRIDRIGSVNTSIQLVNFWPDITLDEYINLNKRVSARMTIVNATATADDNIISEEAEEMDYRKEQLKKLQEGTLQDLEDVDGNISITDLGLNDFVMDLVAYHKEVGDPKGVTKGLHAVVAADESKGIEPGTIFVLCNRNDGININKLNRLHPFYLVYIRDDGTILYNHLEVKYVLDVLRATCKGNAEPLADLCRRFNRETKDGARMEKYNELLDGAIASIIAAKEENDLQSLFKVGSKVLFQQNMFALDDFELISFVVIK, from the coding sequence ATTGATATCATCAATAATACGAGCAAATTGTTGGGCGACGACCTCAAAAAGGAGTTGCTGGGAGCAGACAGGGTACGCATAGCGGCATCGTGTTTTTCCATATACGCATACGCGGCTTTGCGTGAAGAGTTGGAAGGCATTGAAGAATTGCGTTTCCTTTTTACTACGCCGACCTTCGTAGATGCTCATATTACCGACAATATCAAAAAAGAAAAGCGTGAATTCTTTATCCCTAAGTTCAGCGAATCTTCCTTGTGTGGCACGGACTTCGAGATACGGTTGCGCAACCAAATGACGCAGAGAGCCATTGCGCGTGAATGTGCCGAGTGGATCCGTAACAAGGTGCAAATCAAGTCTATCAAGAGCGAGGGCTATACGCAGACCTCCGTCAATATCACCAACCACGAGCATAGCACCACATATACGCCTATTGGAGGCTTTACTACCGCCGAGTTGGGATATGAGAGTAACGGTAGCCACTTGGTACAAATCATTAAGACCGACGACGCTAGTTATAGCCGTAGTTTTTTGACGGAGTTCGATCGACTTTGGCAAAATGACGATGATGTGGAAGACATCACTGCTGCCATCGTGGATTACATTTCATCTTGCTACAAAGAAAACTCGCCGGAGTTCATTTACTACATCATTCTGTACAACATCTTCCGTGAGTTTTTGCAAGATCTCGACTCCGACTATATGCCCAACGAGGCTACGGGGTTCAAGAACAGTCTTATTTGGAACAAGTTGTACAATTTCCAAAAGGATGGTGCCGTCGGCATCATCAACAAGCTAGAGAAATACAACGGCTGCATTCTTGCCGACAGCGTGGGCTTGGGCAAAACCTTCACCGCCCTTGCCGTCATGCAATACTATTCCTTGCGCAACAAGTCTATTTTGGTGCTTTGTCCTAAGCGCTTGGAGCAGAACTGGACGCAGTATCAAGGCAACACCAAGGTTAATATCTTCTACAAAGACCGTATTCGTTTTGACGTGCTATTCCACACTGATTTGGGACGCACTTCGGGCAAGAGTGGCGGCATAGACCTTGCTACCGTGAACTGGGGCAACTATGACTTGGTGGTGATAGACGAGAGTCACAATTTCCGTAACAATAACGCCTCCCGCAAGGATAGGGACACGCGCTATGACTTTTTGATGAAACGCATCATGCAAGATGGCGTTAAGACAAAGGTTTTGATGCTGTCTGCCACACCTGTCAACAACCGTTACAACGATTTGAAGAATCAGTTGTTGTTGGCATACTGCGGCAACTATGAAGAAATGAGCGAAACGATTGGTACCGACAAAGACGTGCAGGTTGTTTTCCAGCAAGCGCAAAAGGTATTCAATGCTTGGAGTAAGTTGCCTATCGAGGAACGCCATGCCAAAGACCTTATTGATAAGTTGGACATCGACTTCTCAATCATCTTGGATAGCGTAACCATCGCACGTAGCCGTAAACACATTCAGAAGTATTACAGCACTGCCGACATTGGGCAATTCCCCACACGTTTGCCTGTCGTTTCCAAGTACCCCAAGCTGACGAATAACCCAGCCATCCTCTCCTATAAACAAATCTATGACTTGTTGCTGGAGATGAACATGAGCGTTTATGCTCCGTTGGCGATGCTGTTCCCCTCGCGTATAGACGAGTACGAAGAGTTGTACGAGGTGGATCTTTCTAAAGAGAATCCCAACGCCAACGCTCTTGGACAAGGCTTGACGCGTCAAAAGCACCGTGAAAGCGGATTGAAGAAGTTGATGACTATTGGGCTCTTGAAACGTTTGGAGAGCAGTGTTCACGCCTTCCGCATCACGCTCAAAAAATTGCTTGACATCAATAAAGAGATGTTGGCTACCATTGATAGGTTCTTGGCGGGCGACACAACGGCATCCATCAAGAAAGAGGTTGCCGAATATGCCATCGTTGATCCGGACGAAGACAACGACTTTTCTTTGGAGAAGATAGCTGCCGGCAAGACTATCGAGATCAAGTTGGCGGACATTGACGTTACCACTTGGCGCCGTGAGATTCAAAACGACGCCGATATACTATATCGTCTATATCACGAAATGTTGCGTGTTACGCCCGCAGATGATAATAAACTCTGCGAATTGAAGCAACTCATTGAAGAAAAGATGGCGCATCCGTTCAATGAAGGCAACCGTAAAGTGTTGATTTTCTCTGCCTTCGCCGATACTGCGGATTATCTCTATCAAAACATCAGCGAGTATATGCTGTCGAAGTATGGCATATATACGGCGCGTGTATCGGGTGGTGGCGACAACCGCACCAACATAGGCGGTAGTCCAAACACGGATAGATTGTTGACGCTTTTCTCGCCAATATCCAAGCAAAAAGCGGTCATCTATCCCGACGAAAAACATGAGATTGATGTGCTCATAGGTACCGATTGTATCTCCGAAGGTCAAAACCTGCAAGACTGCGATATTTGTATCAACTACGATATCCATTGGAACCCCGTGCGCATTGTGCAACGTTTCGGTCGTATTGACCGTATCGGAAGCGTCAATACGAGCATTCAGTTGGTCAACTTCTGGCCGGACATCACGCTCGACGAATACATCAACCTCAACAAGCGTGTGTCGGCTCGTATGACCATCGTCAATGCTACCGCTACTGCCGACGACAACATCATATCCGAAGAAGCGGAGGAAATGGATTACCGCAAAGAGCAGCTTAAGAAGTTGCAAGAGGGTACCCTGCAAGACCTCGAGGACGTTGACGGCAATATCTCTATCACGGACTTGGGTTTGAATGACTTTGTAATGGACTTGGTGGCATATCACAAAGAGGTTGGTGATCCTAAAGGTGTCACCAAAGGGCTACACGCAGTAGTCGCTGCCGACGAGTCCAAAGGCATTGAGCCGGGCACCATTTTTGTGTTGTGCAACCGCAATGATGGTATCAACATCAACAAGCTAAACCGCTTGCATCCCTTCTATCTGGTGTATATCCGTGATGATGGCACCATACTTTATAACCATCTTGAGGTCAAGTATGTGTTGGATGTGCTACGCGCTACTTGCAAAGGCAATGCAGAGCCTCTTGCAGATTTGTGTCGTCGATTCAATCGGGAGACAAAAGATGGTGCAAGAATGGAGAAATACAACGAGTTGTTGGATGGTGCCATTGCCAGCATCATTGCGGCGAAAGAGGAAAACGATTTGCAGTCGCTATTCAAGGTTGGCAGCAAGGTGTTATTCCAGCAAAATATGTTTGCATTAGACGACTTCGAGTTGATTTCGTTTGTGGTGATCAAGTAG